In Arachis hypogaea cultivar Tifrunner chromosome 17, arahy.Tifrunner.gnm2.J5K5, whole genome shotgun sequence, a single window of DNA contains:
- the LOC112765030 gene encoding indole-3-acetaldehyde oxidase, giving the protein MEVKNNINSEIPTQTSLVFAVNGERFELFKVDPSTTLLEFLRSQTTFKSVKLGCGEGGCGACVVLISKYDPILDRIEDFTASSCLTLLCSIHGCSITTSEGIGNSKDGLHPIHKRVAGFHASQCGFCTPGMCVSLFGTLVNAEKTNRLDTPPGFSKVTVTEAEKAIAGNLCRCTGYRPIADACKSFAGDVDMEDLGFNSFWRKGENKDLKLSRLPQYEQNHKNVIFPMFLKEIKPDVLFLASDKRSWHSPSSIMELQRLFESNQVNGNRIKLIVSNTAMGYYKDNYDYDRYIDLRGIPELSKIRKDQTGIEIGAAVTISKAIEVLKEESSGEFLSDFVMILVKIADHMEKVASSFIRNTASIGGNLVIAQKNNFPSDIATILLAVDSMVQIMSGTNLEWIALEEFLERQPLSLESVLLSIKIPSLGLNKNKSLDQKSKFLFETHRASPRPLGNALPYLNAAFLVKVSQYKDSGGTMIDSCRLSFGAYGTKHAIRAKNVEQLLEGKLLSFSILHDAVNLLIATIVPESGTTKAGYRSSLAAGFLFKFFNPMIDSPAKITNGHSNGYTNHNQVHHDEIPTLLSSGNQFLEAGNEYHPVGEPIMKSGATLQASGEAVFTDDIPSPNNCLYGAYIYSAKPLARVRSIKLRPDLLLDGVRGVISSKDIPIGGENIGSKTIFGIEPLFAEEIARCVGERLAFVIADTQKLADVAANSAVVDYDTEDLDQPILSVEDAVEKSSFFEVPPFLYPKHVGDLSKGMAEADHKIISKEMKLGSQYYFYMETQTALAVPDEDNCIIIYSSSQCPEYSHATIARCLGIPENNIRMITRRVGGGFGGKAIKSIPVAASCALAAHKLRRPVRMYLNRKADMIIAGGRHPMKITYSVGFRNDGKITALELQILVNAGIYVDISAIMPHNIVGAIKKYDWGALSFDIKVCRTNHPSRSAMRGPGEVQGSYIAEAIIENVAAMLSLDVDSVRSINLHTHESLKLFHEYCFGEPHEYTLPSIWSKIAASANYDQRTKMVKEFNKINTWRKRGISRVPVVFQLSLRPTPGKVSIFSDGSVVAEVGGIEIGQGLWTKVKQMTAFALSAIQCDGTEGLVDKVRVVQSDTVSMVQGGFTAGSTTSESSCEAVRLCCNILVERLKPLKERLQKEMGSIKWETLILQAYMQPVNLSASTLYVPGMDSMLYLNYGAAVSEVEIDLLTGETRFLRTDIIYDCGQSLNPAVDLGQIEGAFVQGLGFFMLEEYETNADGLILADGTWNYKIPTIDTIPKQFNVQILNSGHHQKRVLSSKASGEPPLLLAASVHCATRAAIKEARKQVLSWSNFVGPDSTFDLEVPATMPVVKEHIGLDIVQRYLKWKVGNK; this is encoded by the exons ATGGAAGTGAAGAACAACATCAACTCTGAGATACCAACACAAACAAGTTTGGTTTTTGCTGTTAATGGTGAGAGGTTTGAGCTCTTCAAAGTTGACCCATCAACCACTTTGCTTGAATTCTTGCGTTCCCAGACAACCTTCAAGAGTGTCAAGCTCGGTTGTGGTGAAG GTGGTTGTGGAGCTTGTGTGGTTTTGATCTCCAAGTATGATCCTATACTTGATAGAATTGAAGACTTTACGGCGAGTTCTTGCCTTACACTACTTTGCAGCATACATGGCTGTTCAATTACAACAAGTGAAGGCATTGGAAACAGTAAAGATGGACTCCACCCAATTCACAAAAGAGTTGCAGGGTTCCATGCTTCACAATGTGGCTTTTGCACTCCCGGAATGTGTGTTTCGCTCTTCGGTACTCTTGTCAATGCTGAAAAGACCAATCGCTTGGACACGCCTCCAGGGTTCTCAAAAGTGACTGTTACTGAGGCTGAAAAGGCTATTGCAGGTAACCTCTGTCGCTGTACCGGTTATCGGCCCATTGCCGATGCCTGCAAAAGCTTTGCAGGTGATGTTGATATGGAGGATTTAGGATTCAACAGTTTTTGGAGGAAGGGAGAGAACAAGGACTTAAAGCTTAGTAGGTTGCCTCAATAtgaacaaaatcataaaaatgttatatttccAATGTTTTTGAAGGAAATCAAACCTGATGTGTTGTTCTTGGCTTCGGATAAGAGGAGTTGGCATAGTCCTAGTAGTATAATGGAGCTACAGCGCTTATTCGAATCGAACCAAGTCAATGGAAACCGGATAAAACTTATTGTTAGTAATACTGCTATGGGATATTACAAAGATAACTATGACTATGACAGGTATATTGATCTAAGGGGCATTCCGGAGCTCTCAAAGATCAGGAAAGACCAAACTGGAATTGAAATTGGAGCGGCAGTGACTATATCTAAAGCTATTGAAGTACTAAAGGAAGAAAGCAGTGGTGAGTTTCTCTCAGATTTTGTTATGATACTTGTAAAGATTGCAGACCATATGGAAAAAGTTGCCTCGAGTTTTATTCGGAACACAGCTAGCATAGGTGGCAATTTAGTGATAGCGCAAAAGAATAATTTCCCTTCGGACATTGCCACAATACTTCTTGCTGTAGATTCAATGGTTCAGATAATGAGTGGTACAAACCTCGAGTGGATTGCGCTGGAGGAATTTCTAGAAAGACAGCCACTGAGTTTGGAGAGTGTACTTTTGAGCATTAAAATTCCAAGTTTGGGACTTAATAAAAACAAATCTTTGGATCAGAAAAGTAAATTCCTGTTTGAAACCCATCGAGCTTCTCCTCGGCCACTCGGAAATGCCCTTCCCTATCTAAATGCAGCATTCCTAGTCAAGGTTTCACAATACAAAGATTCAGGGGGAACCATGATTGATTCTTGTAGGCTGTCTTTTGGTGCTTATGGAACTAAACATGCAATCAGAGCAAAAAATGTTGAGCAACTTTTAGAAGGAAAACTGTTAAGTTTTAGTATTCTGCATGATGCTGTCAACTTGCTTATAGCTACTATCGTACCCGAAAGTGGTACCACAAAAGCTGGCTACCGTTCAAGCTTGGCAGCCGGTTTTCTTTTTAAGTTCTTTAACCCCATGATTGACAGTCCTGCTAAAATAACCAATGGTCATTCAAATGGTTACACGAATCATAACCAGGTTCACCATGATGAAATTCCAACTTTACTGTCTTCTGGAAACCAATTTCTTGAAGCAGGAAATGAATATCACCCTGTTGGCGAGCCAATCATGAAATCTGGAGCTACACTGCAAGCTTCAG GTGAAGCTGTGTTTACTGATGATATTCCATCACCAAACAATTGCTTATATGGAGCATATATTTATAGCGCAAAGCCTTTAGCAAGGGTAAGGAGTATAAAGCTGAGGCCGGATTTACTACTGGATGGAGTGAGGGGAGTAATTTCAAGTAAAGACATTCCCATTGGTGGAGAGAACATTGGATCAAAGACTATATTTGGCATTGAACCTTTGTTTGCTGAAGAGATTGCTAGATGTGTTGGAGAACGTCTCGCCTTTGTG ATTGCAGATACTCAGAAACTTGCAGATGTGGCTGCAAACTCTGCAGTTGTTGATTATGATACTGAAGATCTTGATCAGCCTATTCTGTCAGTGGAAGATGCTGTCGAAAAATCTAGCTTTTTCGAAGTTCCTCCATTTCTCTATCCAAAACATGTTGGTGATTTATCAAAAGGAATGGCTGAAGCAGATCACAAGATTATTTCTAAGGAG ATGAAGCTTGGATCTCAATATTATTTCTATATGGAGACACAAACTGCACTTGCTGTACCAGATGAAGATAATTGCATTATAATTTACTCTTCAAGCCAATGCCCTGAGTATTCACATGCAACTATAGCAAGATGCTTAGGTATTCCCGAAAATAATATTCGCATGATTACAAGAAGGGTTGGAGGAGGTTTTGGTGGCAAGGCCATAAAAAGCATACCT GTTGCAGCATCATGTGCACTCGCTGCGCACAAATTACGCCGCCCTGTCAGAATGTATCTAAATCGAAAGGCGGATATGATAATTGCTGGGGGAAGGCATCCAATGAAGATAACTTACAGTGTTGGATTTAGGAATGATGGGAAAATTACTGCATTAGAACTTCAGATACTGGTCAATGCAGGGATATATGTGGATATAAGTGCAATAATGCCACATAACATAGTTGGTGCAATTAAAAAGTATGATTGGGGTGCTTTATCATTTGATATAAAGGTATGCAGAACAAATCATCCTAGTAGATCTGCAATGAGAGGCCCTGGGGAGGTGCAGGGATCTTATATCGCCGAAGCTATAATAGAAAATGTTGCAGCTATGCTTTCACTGGATGTAGATTCTGTCAGAAGTATTAATCTTCATACACATGAGAGTCTTAAGTTGTTCCATGAGTATTGTTTCGGCGAACCTCATGAGTATACCTTGCCTTCAATATGGAGCAAGATAGCTGCTTCGGCGAACTATGATCAAAGAACCAAAATGGTGAAAGAGTTCAACAAGATTAACACTTGGAGAAAAAGGGGAATTTCCCGGGTACCGGTTGTGTTTCAACTGAGTCTAAGGCCAACCCCTGGTAAAGTAAGCATTTTCTCGGACGGGTCTGTTGTAGCTGAAGTTGGAGGAATAGAAATAGGACAGGGTCTTTGGACAAAGGTGAAACAGATGACTGCATTTGCTCTCAGTGCAATCCAATGCGATGGAACGGAAGGCCTCGTTGACAAGGTCCGAGTTGTACAATCTGATACTGTGAGCATGGTTCAAGGGGGGTTCACTGCTGGCAGCACTACATCGGAGTCGAGTTGTGAGGCAGTTAGACTTTGTTGCAATATCTTGGTTGAGAGGCTAAAGCCTCTTAAGGAAAGGCTGCAAAAGGAAATGGGATCTATCAAGTGGGAGACACTTATTCTTCAG GCTTACATGCAACCTGTGAATTTATCTGCATCCACATTATATGTGCCTGGTATGGATTCCATGTTGTACCTTAATTATGGTGCTGCAGTAAGTGAG GTGGAGATAGATCTTCTGACCGGAGAAACCAGATTTCTGCGAACGGATATTATCTATGATTGCGGACAGAGTCTAAACCCTGCTGTTGATTTAGGACAG ATTGAAGGAGCTTTTGTTCAAGGGTTGGGGTTCTTCATGCTTGAGGAATATGAAACAAATGCTGATGGTTTGATATTAGCAGATGGCACATGGAACTACAAAATCCCTACAATTGACACCATACCTAAACAATTCAATGTTCAGATCCTCAACAGTGGTCATCACCAGAAGAGGGTTCTCTCTTCAAAGG CTTCCGGCGAGCCGCCTTTACTATTGGCAGCTTCAGTTCACTGTGCCACAAGAGCAGCTATTAAAGAAGCAAGGAAACAGGTTCTTTCATGGAGCAATTTTGTTGGACCAGATTCAACATTTGACTTGGAGGTCCCTGCAACCATGCCTGTGGTTAAGGAACATATTGGACTTGACATTGTACAAAGATACTTAAAATGGAAGGTGGGCAATAAGTAA
- the LOC112765029 gene encoding indole-3-acetaldehyde oxidase — protein MEVNYETEISTKSLVFAVNGERFELSKVDPSTTLLEFLRSQTTFKSVKLSCGEGGCGACVVLISKYDPVLDRVEDFTASSCLTLLCSIHGCSITTSEGIGNSKNGFHPIQERIAGFHATQCGFCTPGMCVSLFGTLVNAEKTNRPDPPSGFSKLTAAEAEEAIAGNLCRCTGYRPIADACKSFAANVDIEDLGFNSFWRKGENKDLMLSSLPQYGKNHNNVRFPLFLKEIKNDVILSSDEGSCWHSPTSLKELQSLLKLNRANGTRIKLVVSNTGMGYYKESDGYDKYIDLRGISELSKIGKDQTGIEIGAAVPISKAIEVLKEESRSDFLTEDSAMILGKLADHMSKVASRFIRNTASVGGNLVMAQKNNFPSDIATILLAVDSMVQIMTGAKFEWLALEEFFERPSLSLESVLLSIKIPSFELTKVKSDNQGSKFLFETYRASPRPLGNALPYLNAAFLAKVSMSKDTGKTTIDACRLSFGAYGTKHAIRAKKVEDFLVGKVLSVHILHEAVNLLASIIVPEGGTLDAAYRSSLAAGFLLKFFNFLIDGPSKLINGCTSLPVNGSIQLNGNQNQAQYDKTPMLLSSGKQVIEDSNKYHPVGEPITKSGAAIQASGEAVFVDDIPSPPNCLHGAYIYSTKPLARITSIELRPELQRHKEVVDIISSKDIPDGGQNLGARSLFSSEPLFAEEIARYIGDRLAFVVADTQKLADTAANSAIVDYDVDNLEPPILTVEDAVKRSSLHEVPPFLRPKHVGDISKGMAEADHKILSAKMNLPSQYYFYMETHTALAIPDEDNCIAVYSSIQCPQYAHATIAACLGVPENNVRVITRRVGGGFGGKSMKSICAATSCALAAHKLRRPVRIYLNRKTDMIMAGGRHPMKITYSVGFKNNGKITALDIEVLMNAGLYLDVSAIMPARLVSGLKKYDWGALSFDIKLCRTNHPNRCAMRAPGELQGSFIAEAILENVAATLSIDVDSVRSINLHTHTSLELFYLESFGEPYEYTLPSLWNKLSVSVNYDQRVEMVKEFNRVNTWKKRGISRLPVVFEMGLRPTPGKVSIFSDGSVVVEVGGIELGQGLWTKVKQMAAFGLGEIQCEGTEGLLDKIRVVQSDTVSLIQGGLTAGSTTSESSCEAVRLSCNILVERLKPLKEKLQKEMGSIKWETLLHQAYIQSVNLSASSFFVPTTYSKNYLNYGAAVSEVEIDLLTGETRFLQTDIIYDCGQSLNPAVDLGQIEGAFVQGLGFFMLEEYETNVDGMVLADGTWNYKIPTIDTIPKQFNVQILNTGHHKRRVLSSKASGEPPLLLAASVHCATRAAVKEARKQVLSWSNKDGTDSRFELKVPATMPVVKELIGLDIVETYLKWKMEKNSRISY, from the exons GTGGTTGTGGAGCTTGTGTGGTTCTAATATCCAAATATGATCCTGTTCTTGACAGAGTTGAGGATTTTACAGCAAGTTCATGTCTCACACTACTTTGCAGCATTCATGGATGTTCAATTACAACAAGTGAAGGCATTGGAAATAGCAAAAATGGATTCCACCCAATTCAGGAAAGAATTGCAGGATTTCATGCCACACAATGCGGCTTTTGTACTCCGGGAATGTGCGTTTCACTCTTTGGAACTCTTGTCAATGCTGAAAAGACCAATCGTCCGGATCCGCCTTCCGGATTCTCCAAACTGACAGCAGCAGAGGCAGAAGAGGCTATTGCAGGTAACCTCTGCCGCTGTACCGGTTACCGGCCAATTGCAGATGCCTGCAAAAGCTTTGCAGCCAATGTTGATATAGAAGATTTAGGCTTCAACTCTTTCTGGAGAAAAGGAGAGAACAAGGACTTAATGCTTAGTAGTTTACCTCAATATGGCAAGAACCATAACAATGTTAGATTTCCTCTGTTTTTGAAGGAAATCAAGAATGATGTGATCTTGTCTTCAGATGAAGGTAGCTGCTGGCACAGTCCTACTAGTCTGAAGGAGCTTCAGAGCTTGTTGAAATTAAACCGAGCCAACGGCACTCGGATCAAGCTTGTTGTTAGCAATACCGGTATGGGATACTACAAGGAAAGTGATGGCTATGACAAGTATATTGATCTAAGAGGCATCTCTGAGCTCTCAAAGATAGGAAAGGATCAAACTGGAATTGAAATTGGAGCAGCGGTGCCAATATCTAAAGCTATTGAAGTGCTAAAAGAAGAGAGCAGAAGCGATTTTCTTACAGAGGATTCTGCAATGATTCTTGGAAAGCTTGCTGACCATATGAGTAAAGTCGCCTCCAGATTTATTCGGAACACAGCCAGTGTAGGAGGCAATTTAGTGATGGCTCAAAAGAATAATTTTCCTTCAGACATAGCCACAATTCTTCTTGCTGTGGATTCAATGGTTCAAATAATGACTGGTGCAAAATTTGAGTGGCTTGCATTGGAGGAGTTTTTTGAAAGACCATCACTAAGTTTGGAGAGTGTACTTTTAAGCATCAAAATTCCAAGTTTTGAACTTACTAAAGTTAAATCTGATAATCAAGGAAGTAAATTCCTCTTTGAAACTTACCGAGCTTCGCCTCGACCCCTCGGAAATGCCCTTCCATACTTAAATGCTGCATTCCTGGCTAAGGTGTCCATGTCTAAAGACACTGGCAAAACAACAATTGATGCTTGCAGGCTATCTTTTGGTGCTTATGGGACTAAGCATGCAATCAGAGCAAAAAAAGTTGAGGACTTTTTAGTAGGAAAAGTGCTAAGTGTTCATATTCTACATGAAGCTGTCAACTTGCTGGCATCCATTATTGTACCTGAAGGTGGTACCTTAGATGCAGCTTATCGTTCAAGTTTGGCAGCTGGTTTTCTTTTAAAGTTCTTCAACTTCTTGATAGATGGTCCTTCCAAATTGATAAATGGCTGTACTAGTTTGCCTGTCAATGGATCAATCCAATTAAATGGGAATCAAAACCAGGCTCAATATGATAAAACTCCAATGTTACTTTCATCTGGAAAACAAGTAATTGAAGACAGCAATAAGTATCATCCAGTTGGAGAGCCGATCACGAAATCTGGAGCCGCAATACAAGCTTCAG GTGAGGCTGTCTTTGTAGATGACATACCATCACCACCAAATTGCCTTCATGGAGCATATATCTATAGCACAAAGCCTTTAGCACGGATAACAAGTATAGAACTCAGACCTGAATTACAGAGACATAAGGAAGTGGTGGACATCATTTCAAGTAAAGACATCCCGGATGGTGGTCAAAACCTTGGAGCaagatccttattttcttctGAACCTTTATTTGCAGAAGAGATAGCTAGATATATTGGCGATCGTCTTGCCTTTGTG GTTGCAGATACTCAGAAACTCGCTGATACGGCTGCAAACTCTGCTATTGTTGATTATGATGTTGATAATCTTGAGCCACCGATATTAACTGTGGAAGATGCTGTTAAAAGATCTAGCCTTCATGAAGTTCCTCCATTTCTCCGCCCAAAACATGTTGGAGACATATCAAAAGGAATGGCTGAAGCAGATCACAAGATTCTTTCTGCCAAG ATGAATCTTCCATCTCAATACTATTTCTATATGGAGACACATACTGCACTTGCTATACCAGATGAAGACAACTGCATTGCAGTTTACAGTTCAATTCAGTGCCCTCAGTATGCACATGCTACCATAGCCGCATGCTTGGGTGTTCCTGAGAATAATGTTCGTGTTATTACTAGAAGGGTTGGGGGAGGTTTTGGTGGGAAGTCCATGAAATCCATTTGT GCTGCTACTTCATGTGCACTTGCAGCACACAAATTGCGTCGCCCCGTCAGGATCTATCTAAATCGTAAGACAGATATGATCATGGCAGGTGGCAGGCATCCCATGAAGATTACTTACAGTGTTGGGTTTAAGAATAATGGGAAGATTACAGCATTAGATATTGAGGTTTTGATGAACGCAGGGTTGTACTTGGATGTAAGTGCAATAATGCCGGCCAGACTCGTTTCTGGGCTTAAAAAGTATGATTGGGGTGCTCTATCTTTCGATATAAAGTTATGCAGAACAAATCATCCTAATAGATGTGCAATGAGAGCCCCTGGGGAGTTGCAGGGATCATTCATTGCAGAAGCTATATTAGAAAATGTTGCAGCTACACTTTCAATTGATGTAGATTCTGTGAGAAGCATAAATCTTCACACACACACGAGTCTCGAGTTATTCTATCTAGAGTCTTTCGGAGAACCTTACGAGTATACATTGCCTTCCTTATGGAACAAGTTATCTGTTTCTGTAAACTATGACCAGCGAGTCGAGATGGTAAAAGAGTTCAACAGAGTCAACACTTGGAAGAAGAGGGGAATATCTCGTCTACCGGTTGTGTTTGAAATGGGCCTAAGACCAACTCCTGGAAAAGTAAGTATTTTCTCGGATGGATCGGTTGTTGTTGAAGTAGGAGGAATTGAATTGGGTCAAGGTCTTTGGACAAAGGTGAAACAGATGGCTGCATTTGGACTTGGTGAGATTCAATGTGAAGGAACCGAAGGCCTATTGGACAAGATTCGAGTGGTACAATCAGATACTGTGAGCTTGATTCAAGGGGGGCTGACTGCTGGTAGCACTACATCGGAATCAAGCTGCGAAGCAGTTAGACTTAGCTGCAATATCTTGGTTGAGAGGTTAAAGCCTCTAAAGGAAAAGTTGCAGAAGGAAATGGGATCAATCAAGTGGGAGACACTTCTTCATCAAGCATACATTCAATCTGTGAACTTATCAGCATCTTCATTTTTTGTACCAACAACTTATTCCAAGAATTACCTAAATTATGGTGCTGCAGTGAGTGAG GTGGAAATAGATCTTCTGACTGGAGAAACTAGATTTTTGCAAACAGATATTATCTATGATTGTGGACAGAGTCTCAACCCTGCTGTGGATTTAGGACAG ATTGAAGGAGCTTTTGTTCAAGGTTTAGGGTTCTTCATGCTTGAGGAATATGAAACAAATGTTGATGGTATGGTATTAGCAGATGGCACATGGAACTACAAAATCCCTACAATAGACACCATACCTAAACAATTCAATGTTCAAATCCTTAACACGGGCCACCACAAGCGACGCGTGCTCTCTTCAAAGG CCTCTGGTGAGCCACCATTACTTCTAGCAGCTTCAGTTCACTGTGCCACAAGAGCAGCGGTTAAAGAAGCAAGGAAACAGGTTCTTTCATGGAGCAACAAAGATGGAACGGATTCAAGATTTGAATTGAAGGTTCCTGCAACCATGCCTGTGGTTAAAGAACTCATTGGACTTGACATTGTGGAAACATACTTGAAATGGAAAATGGAAAAGAATTCGAGGATCTCATATTAG